The nucleotide window ATCCAACAAAAGTACATCGTGAAGCAATTGGAAAACATGGGCCAAGTTTGCACCACCGAATGAGCTTCAGACTGCTGGAAGATCAGTTGATACTTAATTTATAGGTTGAATTTGCTGGAAGACGCTGCCTTTTATCACTTTTTTTCCTATTCTATTTGTGTTAGTTTGTATAGCAACACAAATACTTGAATATCATGTACGGAAGAATAAAAGAGGATCTAAAGCAGACCCTTGAAGAATTAAAATCACAGGGACTTTATAAAACCGAACGAGTTATTACTTCGGCTCAAGGTGCAGCGATTAAGGTTGGTAACGAAAACGAAGTATTGAATTTTTGTGCCAACAATTACCTGGGACTGGCTAGCCATCCTGATGTTGTTAGCGCTGCTCAGGAGGTGATGAATGATTGGGGCTTCGGACTTTCGTCGGTTCGTTTTATTTGTGGAACGCAAGCCATCCATAAAGAGCTGGAGCAAAAAACATCGGAGTTTTTGGGCACGGAAGATACCATTTTGTATTGTGCCGCTTTCGATGCCAATGGTGGGGTGTTCGAGCCTTTGCTGGGAACTGATTCAGCCATTATTTCGGATGAGTTGAACCACGCGTCTATTATTGACGGTGTTCGCTTGTGCAAAGCGCAGCGCTATCGGTACAGGCATTCGGATATGGCAGAACTGGAGCGTTGCCTGGTTGAAAGTCAGTCGGAAAAATACCGTATTGTGGTGACTGATGGCGTATTTTCCATGGATGGCGATTTAGCAAAACTGCCTGAGATTGTTGAGCTGTGTGATCAATACGATGCCCTGATGATGGTCGACGATTCGCATGCAAC belongs to uncultured Sunxiuqinia sp. and includes:
- the kbl gene encoding glycine C-acetyltransferase, whose amino-acid sequence is MYGRIKEDLKQTLEELKSQGLYKTERVITSAQGAAIKVGNENEVLNFCANNYLGLASHPDVVSAAQEVMNDWGFGLSSVRFICGTQAIHKELEQKTSEFLGTEDTILYCAAFDANGGVFEPLLGTDSAIISDELNHASIIDGVRLCKAQRYRYRHSDMAELERCLVESQSEKYRIVVTDGVFSMDGDLAKLPEIVELCDQYDALMMVDDSHATGYIGTTGRGTAEHFGLLGKIDIITTTFGKALGGGNGGCTSGRKEIIEMLRQRSRPYLFSNTLAPATVGATLKVLEMLSTSSVLQNQTMANADNFRTKMEAAGFDLVKGETAIVPVMLYDAPLAVKFADRLLEEGIYVIGFVYPVVPKGKARIRVQLSAAHTPEQIDRAVEAYIKVGKELEVI